In Arachis stenosperma cultivar V10309 chromosome 1, arast.V10309.gnm1.PFL2, whole genome shotgun sequence, one DNA window encodes the following:
- the LOC130935062 gene encoding uncharacterized protein LOC130935062 — protein MWINSAEELWKELKHRYSHGDVYRIAELEEELFATKQGDALVTAYYTKLKSIWEELENFRPIPNCSRCVEKCNCEVNIMRGYKEESRTVRLLRGLNEQFSIVRSQIMLMEPLPTVDVAFASLLQQERQLNLNEVMEEKALLINSRNENSSTNTRGRGRGRGGRGYGNNAKNGRGSKQCSHCGKHGHLADTCYKKHGFPPHFKNNGAMINNMVAEDDNEVSNQSQKEELGKSEPYFTLEQKEALLALLNQ, from the coding sequence ATGTGGATTAACTCAGCCGAAGAATTATGGAAGGAATTGAAGCATAGGTACAGTCATGGTGACGTGTATAGAATAGCAGAATTGGAGGAAGAATTATTTGCAACCAAGCAAGGAGATGCATTAGTAACTGCCTACTATACTAAGCTGAAATCGATTTGGGAGGAATTGGAAAATTTTCGTCCAATTCCAAACTGTTCAAGATGTGTGGAGAAGTGCAATTGTGAGGTGAACATAATGAGAGGCTACAAGGAAGAATCTAGAACAGTTAGGCTTTTGAGAGGTCTTAACGAACAATTTTCAATTGTGAGATCCCAGATCATGCTGATGGAGCCGTTACCTACGGTGGATGTAGCCTTTGCATCTTTATTGCAACAAGAGCGGCAGCTGAACCTGAATGAAGTAATGGAAGAAAAGGCATTGTTAATAAATTCAAGAAATGAAAATAGTAGCACAAACACAAGAGGAAGAGGCAGAGGCAGAGGGGGAAGAGGCTATGGCAACAATGCAAAGAATGGAAGAGGTTCCAAACAATGTTCTCATTGTGGCAAGCATGGTCACTTGGCAGACACATGCTACAAAAAGCATGGCTTCCCCCCTCATTTCAAGAACAATGGAGCCATGATCAACAACATGGTTGCTGAAGATGATAATGAAGTAAGCAATCAATCTCAGAAGGAAGAACTTGGCAAATCTGAGCCATATTTCACCTTAGAACAAAAGGAGGCTTTGCTTGCTCTTCTGAACCAATAA